Part of the Brevibacillus brevis genome is shown below.
ACGCCAAACGAACGATCCGAAGAAACAACGCAAGCGTCTGGCCAAAATCCGAGAAATCCAAATCCGCAACAAAGCCAAACAAATTCAGCTCAAGGGTTCTTACCGTCATCTGCAAAAGTTACGGACGCGGTGCGAGCATGTGTTTGCCGAAAGCAAAGTCGCGCATGGCCTGGGTCGCGCGCGGAGCCGCGGCCTGGATTGCATGCAGGAGCAGGCACTGCTCACGGCAATCGTTCAAAATCTGAAAAAACTATGCCGGTTTAAGAAGAAACGACCCCAAACCGGTATTTCGGCATGTCCAAAACCGAAATCCGTGATGATGGAGGCGGTGTCGGACCTGCTCATTTCGGCGTTGGTTGGGTTGTTTTCCTCTTTTTTCATGCCGAAGAGACGGATACAACTGACTTAAATCACCGGACTTCTAGAACAGATCGGGGAACACAAAAGTAATGAGTAGAGGGGGAAAAAGAATGAGCGGTAGTGGTGGTGGCTACAGTGTTCCGAGAAAAACACTTGCCGAACTGGAGAAAGAAAGAGCAGCAAAAGAAGAAGGTGAAAAATTTGAAACTGAACTAAATAAGTATATCAAAGAGTTATTGAAAGACATAAACGATCGTGATGTGGAAGGAATAAACCGACACTTAGAAACATTGAGAAATGCTTTGGAAAAGGACATAGAAGGTTATGTGGATCTTAAATTTGGTGGTTCCATCATGAAAAACACATATGCTGATGGCTTAAGTGACGTTGATATGCTGGTTCAAATCAATAATAGTGAATTGGCTGGCGCAAAACCGAATGATGTGTTGAAATTTTTTAGTGAACAGATTAAACGTCGTCTTCCGAACACAGAAGTTAAGATTGGAAAGTTGGCAGTTACAGTAAAATTTGCTTCAGGACATGAAGTTCAGTTGTTACCCAGTGTAAAAACAGAATCCGGATATCGCATAGCTCGTCCTGGCGAAAATAGTTGGAGCAATGTCATTAAACCAAAGAAATTTGCAGAGAAGTTGACCTCTGTTAATCAAGCGAACGCTAATAAAGTGGTTCCACTGATTAAGCTCATGAAAAAGATAAATGCTAGTTTTCCGCCTCATAAGCAACTTTCAGGGTATCACATTGAGTCTCTTGCAATTGATGCTTTTAAGAATGCTACATCTGTACCTAAGACGTACAAAGGAATGGTGGAGCATTTCTGCCGACATGCAGAAAAAGCAGTGTTGAGACCAATAACTGATAGTACTGGTCAATCCGTTCATGTAGATAATTATTTAGGTGGGGCAAATAGTGTTGAACGTCAAAGAGTGAGTACAACTTTTAAACAATTACTAAAGCGGATTGAAACTGCGAATAATACTAACTCGTTCTCTTCATGGAAATCTATACTTGAAGGTGAATGATCAAAAACGACCTTCATAGTAGTTTCTTAGTCTAATACTTTATTTTTTCGAGGAATCGTTTTAATAAACCCTGACCTGAATGAGTCTAAAACTTATTTTTCAAAAGCTGACGATTTTCCACCTCAAAAACCGCGTCAAATCAGCAATTGTAGTCTAATACTTTATTTTCACTGAACATTATCTACTTCTAGGAAGGTTAGGCCGAGAGGAGGATCGAAAATGGGGATCACGGTGCAGGAGATGCTGCGGTTGGACGCGCTGCAAAGTTTACGTGTTATCGCCGGTTTCGATGGTTTGGACAGGATCATCAATCAGGTAAATGTTTTGGAAATGCCCATAACCGAAGTGGAGCATTTGGTTTTGGGAGGCGAGCTTGTGCTGACCACCTTTCACAGCTTGAAAGATGATCTGGAGGCACAAGTGAATACGATTAAAAAGCTTGCTGAAAACGGGGCAGCAGCTTTGGGGATTCATCCGATGATTGCTGACAAGATCATGCAGAAGGCGATCGTGGAGGCAGCGAATATTTCTGGCCTTCCTGTCATTTTGTTGCCTCCTGCGATGCCTTATGCTACGGTTTTTTCTGCCGTGTTGGGGACGATCCTGAATCGGCAATCACAGTTGTTGAAACAATCGGAAGAGATTAACCGGGAGATGACCCGTGTCATACTGTATGGCGGTGATGTGAATGCGATTGCCAAGACGTTGACCGGATTAATCAAGCAGCCGGTAATGATTACCGACGATATGTTCGAAATTTTGGCTTTAGGGTCAAAAGAAGCGGCAGAACATTCGTTTTTAAAAAAGTGTTTGCTTATGACAGAAATGTCGGAGCGGATTCAGTTTGATAAAGCTGGAAACTGGACACACGATTCTGCGATGGAGATGGTGTTTCACTCCAGCTTGTTTGAGATAGAGGGGCAGTCTGTACGGCTGATCGTTATGCCTGCAGGAGTAATAAGCGATCCTCTGGGGTACATTTTTACCTTAGAGATGGGGGCTCCCTTACAAGAGCTTGATTTCATTGCTATCTCGCACGCTTCTACTGCGGTCGCTCTGGAGATTGCCAAGCAGCGGGCGATTACCGAAGCGAAAAGGCGAATGCGAAGTGACTTTTTGACGGAAATGTTCGAAGGGAAATATGTTAGAGAAGAGGATTTGTACGAGAGAGCGAGAGCGGTCGGGCTCAATCTGGTGAAAAAACATATGGTGCTGGTCATGCGTTTTGACTTCAGCGATGGTCTTGAAAAAGAGATGGGTAAATTGGAAAGCCGCATCCACGCGGCGGTCCGGTCAACAATCAATCAGCATGCTCCCAAATGCAATTTTGTGGTAAAGGGGGACATGTTGGTCATTTTCATTCATTTTGACAGGCAATTTGACAAGCAACATTCGCAACAAGAGGCGAAAAATCTTGCGGTCCTCTTAAAAGATGCTATCGAAGCGGGAAGCGGCAAAGCCCGCGCATCTGCTGGGATCGGCGGTTTTTATCCGTCGCCGTTGAATTTGGACCAAAGCTACAGGGAAGCGCTGCAAGCTCTTGAGCTCGGCTGCAAAATGTTTGGGACAGGCAGTATTACAGCAGTGAATGAGCTGGGGGTATTCGGGATTCTGGGGGAAATATCCGGCAAGTTGTTAGACCGGTTTACAACGGGGCTTCTCGATCAGCTCTATCAATATGATGCCAAAAATCAAACGGATCTCGTAAAGACGGTGGAAGCGTATCTGGATGAAAAGGAAATCTTTACAGATGTCGCAAAGCGGTTGTTCGTACATCCCAATACGGTCAAATACCGGATTGAAAAAGCGAAGGAGATTCTCGGGTTTGATCCATTTAAAAAGCCTGAGGAAAGATTGAATTTCCATCTGGCGCTGAAGGCCAGGAAGCTATTGCCATAAAAGAAGCGCAAAACAGCTCGTTTTGTCTGCGATAGACAAAGAAACGGGCTGTTTTTTGTTTGTTTGAAATATTAAGATTATTATTTTTGTGTGAAATAATGTGAACAGAAACAAGCAGTATGACTGAAAGCTATGCAGGAGAGGGGGCTGTGGGCTGCATGATGGACACACAAGATTGGGAAAAACCAAAACCGATGAGGGGGCATTCACATGGATAAAAGAATTTTGTGGATCAATCCGGTCACTACTGATTTGTTCGACACCATTTTCAAGAGCGAGTTTGACAGGATCAAGCAGGCGGGGACGATTGTGGATGTGGTTTCCTTGACCCTGGGGCCTGGACCGACTCATCTGGAGTACAACTGCTACGAAGTGATGCTGATGCCCGAAATCCTCCGCGTGATTAAAAGAGCCGAAGAAGAAGGCTACGATGCGGCAATTATCGGCTGCTTCTATGATCCTGTCTTGAGGGCGGCTCGAGAGATTTCGAAAAAAATGGTCGTTACGGCTCCGGCTGAAGCCAGCTTGCATATTGCGTCGACATTGGGAGAGAGTATCTCGATCATTGTCGGGCGGCGCAAGTGGATACCCGAGATGAGAGAAAACGTCCATAAATATGGCTTTGCCGACAAATTGGCTTCTTTCAAGTCACTCGATATGGGCGTGCACGATTTTCAGAAAGATCATCAGGTGACCATGCAGCGAATGCGTGAGGCAGCGCGAGAGGCTGTCGAGAAGGATGGAGCCAATGTGCTTGTGCTGGGATGCACTATTGAATTTGGCTTTTATCGGGAAATTCAGGAGGAGCTGGGTGTTCCGGTTATTGATGCAAGCCTTGCACCTTTTAAATACGCCGAATTTTTGATAGAGCTCAACCAAAAATTCGGTTGGAGCCACAGCAAGCTGGATGGCTACCAATCGCCGCCTGATGAAGAAGTGGCCTGCTGGAAGCTGTTTTAAAAAACGAGTTAGCGGCTGTGAGAAGAGATAAGGGGGGCCATTATGAGAGCAGAAAGCGGAGTGGAGGTACTGCAAAAGCGATCAGTACCCGTTGGAGCGCTGTTTGAAAACATGCCGGTTACCAGTCAGCATTGGCAAGCGGGATTGGTGCTTTTTTTCTCCTTTGTGATTGAATCGTGGGAAATGATGATTGTCATTCTGGCAAGCGCTTCAATTGGCGGCGAGTTTCAACTGGACGGCACTCAAATCGGATCGCTCATCGGCTCCATTTATCTTGGGATGATCCCGGGATGCCTGCTATGGGGAAAGCTCGTTGATAAAATCGGCCGCAAGCAATCAATGATTTTCAGTTTTGGGCTTTATGGAATCATTTCGCTTATTAGCGCATTCTCACTCACCTACGAAATGCTTTGGTGGACCCGCTTCTTGTCCGGTGTGGCGCTCTCTGGGGTTTTGGTGGCAACGTTCCCCTACTTCGAGGAGCTGCTCCCCATGAAGGTGCGTGGGAAGGCCGCGGTGTATCTGGCTTCTGGATGGCCTGTGGGCTATTTGCTTGCCATTGGCACGACCTACCTCTTTATGGAGCTTGGCTGGCGCTGGATTATTGGCGTCAGCTCGCTTACGGGTTTGTGGTTCCTGGCAATCGCGGCGTTTGTGCCTGAGTCGCCGTACTGGTTGGCCGGAAAAGGTCGCCATTCGGAGGCGAAGGAGGTTATTGACAAACTTTCCAAAGGCACGATGCAAAGAGAGATTAACAGCGTCGAGCTTGCTGTGGAGAATGTGAAAACAGGTTCTTTCCTGGAGATTTTTAGAGGGCAATTCCGGCGTTCGACAATTTTGCAGCTCCTCATCAACTTTAGTTTTTCCTGGGGATATTGGGGACTGTCCTCCTGGATGCCGGCACTTTTGGCGAAAAAAGGATTGAGTGCGCCGGAAGGAATGGGCTTTATGGCAATATCTGCCCTCTTCATGTTTCCCGGTTACATGGTCTCCTCGTATTTGACGGGCAAATATGGACGCAAAAAGGTAATGGCGCTGTTCGTCTTTTTTGCAGCGGTCAGCGGGTTTGGCTTTGCCAACGCAAATACCTTGCAGGAAATGTATATCTGGAATTTTGCCCTTTCGTTCTTCAGTTTGGGGGCGTGGGGAGTATGGGATACATGGATGGCTGAGCTGTATCCGACAGAGGTCCGCGGTGTCAGCTATTCTGTAGGGATGACCGGCCAACGGGTAGCCAACGCGATTGCGCCAAGTGTAATCGGAGCTATGCTGGCGATCAACAGCAGCTTTTTGACTACGGTTTCCTTTATCTCCGCTTTTCTTGTCGTTACATTTGTGGCTTCGCTTTTCCTGAAGGAAACGGAAGGCGAGATTTTGCATTAATGCTGTAACAGTCCATTACTCCTAGAAGGGTGGTTCCTATGCGTGTAGCTACAGATATTGGAGGAACGTTTACTGACCTGGTGTACCTAGATGAGAACGGTAAAATCGGTACCGCTAAAAGCGATACAACACCGCCCCATTTTGAGCAAGGGGTTATCCAAGTGATTCAAAAGGCTGGGATTGATCCTTTGGAAATCGCGACTTTTATCCACGGAACGACGGTAATTATCAACGCATTGACGGAGCGCAAGGGAGTAAAGACCGGGTTAATCACGACAAAAGGGTTCCGCGATGTGCTGGAAATCGCCCGAGGCAACCGTCCCGATTTGTTCAATGTTCGCTATCAGAAGCCGACCCCGTTTGTCGCGCGCTTTCTGAGGAAGGAGGTCAGCGAGCGGATCAACTATAAGGGGGAAGTCATGACCGAATTGGCGGTGGAAGAGGTGAAGGCCACTGTCGAGCAACTGCGGGCGGAGGGAGTCGAGGCTATTGCGGTGTCATTTCTGCATGCCTACGCCAACCCCATTCATGAAAAGCTGGCGGTGGAAGCGATCAGGGAAATTTGGCCGGAGGTAGCAGTGACGGCTTCCCATGAGGTGACCAAGGAATGGCGCGAGTACGAGCGGACCAGTACGGCAGTGCTGAACTCTTATGTCAAGCCGATTGCCAAGTCCTACATCGACAAATTGAGTAACCATCTTCACGACATCGGGCTTGATGGCAATAAATATATCATGCAGTCCAACTCTGGCACGACTACTTTTGAGCAGTCAAAAGAAACGCCGATCAACATGGTCGAGTCGGGGCCAGTAGCCGGGATTTTTGGCTCAGCCATCTTGGGGCAAATTCTTGGGGAAGAAAACATCATTGCTTTTGATATCGGAGGAACGACGGCCAAATGCTCCCTGATCGACAAGGGGGAAGTAAAGGTTACGACGGAATACCGGATTGAGAAAGATGAACGAAATGCTGGATATCCGATTAAAGTACCCGTGGTCGACATCGTGGAGATCGGGAATGGCGGAGGTTCCATTGCCTGGATCGACGGTGCCGGCTCATTAAAGGTGGGGCCACAGTCGGCCGGGGCGTTGCCAGGGCCGGTCGCCTATGGACGTGGCGGTGAAAGTCCGACTACAACCGATGCCAATTTGGTTACAGGGCGGTTATCGCCTGCCAATTTTCAAAACGAGGTAAATATGGAAGCGGTCAAGCAAGCGATCCACGAAAAGATCGCAAAACACTTCGGCATCTCCGTGGAAGAGGCGGCGCTGGGAATTATCCGCATCGCCAACTCCAACATGCTGAATGCGTTGAAGCTCATTTCCATCCGCAAGGGTTACGACCCGCGAGAGTTTTCCCTGGTTGCATTCGGAGGGGGAGGACCGATGCATGCGCTGGCATTGGCCAAGGAATTGGGTGTGAAAAAAGTTATCATCCCGATTGCGTCTTCGGTCTTCTCCGCATGGGGCATGCTGATGACTGACTTGCGACATGACTACATCCAGACTTATATTCGCCGAATGAACGGACTGAATCAGGAAGAACTGAATCGTGAATGGAACCAACTGGAAAAAGAAGCGATTGACCAATACGAGCGCGAAGGAATTGCAGCGGATCAGGTACTGTTTGTACGATATGCGGACATCCGTTACGTCGGACAGGAGCATGCTGTCAAGGTTCCCGTGCCAAATGGACTGATGGATGCAAAAGCGATTGAGGAAGTGATTGATCGTTTCCATGACCTGCACGAGCAGCATTACACGTTCAAACTAGAGCATGCACCGACGGAGATTGTAAACCTCCATCTAACGGCGTTCGGCACAGTGCAAAAACCACGGATAGCCAGTCTGGGAAGACAAGGGGACAATAGCGAGGAAGCGCGCAAGGAAGTGCGTCCGGTTCTGTTCGAAGAGTATGGATGGATTGACACGACAGTCTACGATCGCGAGCTACTGAATGCCGGAAGCGCGGTGAAGGGTCCGGCAATTGTCGAGGAAACCTCTTCTTCAACGGTCATTTATCCTGGACAGCATCTCATTGTTGATGAATATGGCAATCTAATCATTACTACGGGGGTGTAGTCAGATGAGTGAGACAACGTTGAAACATGACCAGTTTACGCTTGAGATTGTGAAAGATTCCCTGATCGCCATTGGGGAAGAAATGTTTCATACATTGGCGCGCACGTCGATGAGTCCGATTATTTACGAGGTGCTCGACTTCGCCAGCGGCTTGACAGATGCAAAAGGTCAACTTCTGACTCAAGGCAACGGTGTAACCGGATTTATCGGGATGCTGACCTTTATGGTGAAGGAAACCTTGAAAAAGTTTTCCGCCAATGGGGAGCTAAAGCCGGGGGATATCATCATCATTAATGATCCTTACGGTGGAGGAGGTTCCCACTTGTCTGATGTAGGTCTTTTGCTGCCAATCTTTTACGAGGGCGAGCTGATTGCCTTCTCGGCCAATAAGGCCCACTGGACCGAAGTAGGCGGAAAAGACCCGGGTTCCTGGACGACCGACTCTACGGAGATTTTCCAGGAAGGTTTGCAATTTCCTTGCGTCAAGCTATTTGAAGAAGGCAAGCTGAATCAGCCGTTGGTTGATATCATTGCAGCAAATGTCCGTTTCCCTGATCTCTCGCTTGGCGATATGTGGGCGCAGGTTGCAGCATTGCGAACAGGGGAGAAGCGCTTTCGCGAATTGTGCGATAAGCATGGAAAAGCGGTAGTGAAGGATGCCATTGACCATTTGTTAAGACATGGCGAACAGTTGGCAGTAAAGGAAATTGCCAAGCTGCCGAAGGGCACGTATGAAGCCATAGATTTTATTGATGATGACGGAGTTGGAAACGGTCCATTCAAGGTACAGGTGAAGGTCACCATTACCGATGACGAGTTTATTTGTGATTTCCGCGGTAGTCATCCGCAGGTGTTGGGGCCAGTCAATTGCTCCTATACCGCCTTGGTTTCCGCCGTTCGCGTTATTTTCCTTGCGGTGACGAACCCGTGTCAGGATGTAAACGATGGCGTTTTCCGCCCGCTCCACATTCTTGTAGATGACCGCTCCATTTTCTCTGCGGAACGCCCGGCAGCCGTATCAACCTACTGGGAAACCATGATGTATGGAGCGGATCTCGTCTGGAAGGCACTTGCACCGGTCGTTCCCCATCGGTTGAATGCGGGGCATCTGCTTTCGGTGTGCGGGGTGGTGCTATCCGGCATCCATCCGGATACGCACGAACCGTTCCTTGTGGTTGAACCTTCAGTCGGAGGATGGGGGGCAGGAGACGGACTGGACGGGATGGCCGGACAGTTTTGCATCGGCGATGGGGAAACGTACAACGTGCCGGTCGAAGTAGCCGAGACACGTTATGGCATCATGGTCGAGGAGTACAGCCTGCGTACGGATGGTGCTGGTGCCGGTAAATATCGCGGCGGCTCAGGAGCTATCCGTTCGTACCGCGCGATGTCTGATGGTCAGACGATCACGGCAACCTTTGGCCGTCACAAATATTTGCCATGGGGCTTTAACGGGGGGCATGACGGCTCCCGCAATGAATTTGAGATCGTCAAAGCAAATGGCGAAGTGGCTGGTCCATTTGGCAAATATGCACGCTTTCCGCTTAATAAAGGAGATGTCGTGCGCCTTGTTACCGCAACAGGTGGAGGATATGGCAATCCGCTGGAACGTCCGATAGAGAAGGTCGTCCTAGATGCCAAAAATGGCTATATTTCCGTAGAACAAGCAAGAGACTTGTACGGAGTAGAGCTGGACAAGGCAACGTATCGTGTAGAAGGGGTGACACCACAGCGTCAGTCTTTTGAACAGGAGGAACAGCAATGCTCATTGTAAATGCCAATGCGATTCAGCCGGAAGATCGTCCAGGTGTAACCCTGAAAACCTTGTTTACCGAAAACCAGGTAGAGAACGGAAAAGCTACTTTTGGTGTCGTCGTCGTTCCGCCTGGTGCGCGTATTCCTTTAAGCGGTTTGGGGAGTCATGAGCAGGACGAGTATTCAATCGTCGTAAAAGGAACGATTCTTGCCGGTACTAAAGAGCGAGAATATCGTATGTCAGCAAATGATGCGTCTCTTATTCCTGCTGGTGAGGCCCACTGGGCATACAACGACGGGAGCGAAGAATGCGAAATCGTCTGGGTGCTTGTAAAGCGATAGGCGAAATAGCGGCATAAATACGGAGAGCACGAAAAAAGAACCTGCTAGAATTGGCGATCTCAATGTCACCGTGAATAGAGCATAGGCTCATATAGGCTCATGCGCTCGGATAGGGCAGAGCAACATACCTTGAATCTACGGACAGGCTGTCGACTTTCTCGACAGCCTGTCCGCTTGGTTTAGCGGTGTTTTTGCATGCGGATAATAGTTTTTGGATAAGTTGTTTCGTTTCTTTTTTACAATAACAAATTCGCGGAACATCCGTTGCACGAACTGTTTTCGGGCGATGTCAGCACAAATAAGACTACAGATAGAGTGGAGGGCCTCTTTACCGAGATTACATTGCTGCATAAACACATCGTCGATTCCGATCTTTGGGGCGATCTGTCATCCCTCGTGTGTCGATTTATCCAATTTCATTTTGCTAAAGTGCCATTTACATAAGTTAATTGGGGAGACGTGGGAGCTTCAGCTTTGTCGCAACAGCGCCGACCCAAGACAGGATTGAACCAAAAAACACCGCGCCATTCTCAGGAAGCTGCTTTTCTGCGCCGAGGTCGGTAGCGTGGTAGATTGAAAGGTGCAGGTGATAGGCCAATCAGCTACCGTTGGCCCATCACTACCTCAACCGACAAGCCATCAGCTTTTCAGCCGAGCAACCCCGCAACCCAACCTATCCCACCCGCCTTCAACGCACCAACTCCCTCGTCGACCTCCTGACAACCAGCTCCGGCCGAAGCTGGATTTTTTGTTTGTTGCGCTGCATCCCTTTGATTTCCTCCAGCAGCAGGTTAATAGAGAGACGCCCCATGTCTTGAATGGATTGCGCCATGGTCGTCAATGGCGGGTTGGACATGGCGCTGAGCACAGTGTTGTCGAAGCCGATGACGGACAGGTCATCCGGAATAGACAGCCCCAGCTCCATAGCTGCGTGGATGACGCCGAGCGCCAGAATGTCGTTTCCGGCGAAAATAGCAGTCGGGCGCTGGGGGGCGGAAAGAATCTCCAGCGAAATTTGCTTGCTCTCCTCGATTGTGGCATTCGGAGAGCTGAAAAAGGTCAAGGTTTTCTCGTATTTCACCTCAAATTCCTCGAGCGCGTGCTTGTAGCCGCGCAGCCGTTCTTTCCCCAGCAGCAGCTCCCCCAGTTGAATCGTACCGATCCGGCGGTGCCCAAGCTCCAGCAAATGCTTCGTGGCCTCGTAGCCGCCGATAAAATCGTCGACCGAGACGCTGTCGATCGGCAGCGGTGTCGTCAGTTCTTTGTTCACAATTACAGTAGGAATTTGCTTGTCGAGCAACTCTTTAATAAACGACTCGTCCTGCGAGCCGGAAATGATGATGATTCCATCGACCTTTTTGTCGATCAAAAAAGCGCTGTGCTTGAGTTCATTCGCTTTTTGGAAGTCCGTGCTGCAAATCAGGATGCTGTAGCCTAATTCGCGGCCACAGTCTTCGATGCTTCGGGCAAATTCAGCGAAGAACGGGTTCGCCAAGTCCGGAATCAACAAGCCGATCGAGTGGGAGAGCTTCCCGCGCGGCGCGGAAGCCACCGTCTTGGGCTGGTAGTTCAACTGCTCCATCACGCGCAGCACCTTTTCTTTGGTCTTGTCGCCAATTTTCCCGGTATTATTGATGACTTTCGATACGGTAGCAGTCGATACTCCCGCTTCTTTTGCCACATCGTATATCGTCGGTTTCATGCATGTACCCCCAATTTTTAAGCAAATAAGCGGACAGATGATCCATCCCCAGCGGAAACGCCGTGTTTTGCGCTGGCGCAACACGTGTTTGCCGGATGGCTTCGGGTGTTTGCGGGCGAGCGGATTGTTTTTTCAGGTGATAAGCCCAGCCCAACGCCGCCCCGCGAAAAACTGCGTGAGCCACAACCGCTCTATGTAAACTATACCATAGCGAAGAGGGAAACTTAAAGGTAAAACAGCGAAATTTAAGGTAACAAAATCAAGTTTGTTACCTTAACTAAACTCACGAAAAAATTATTCAGAAAATTAATTAACTTTCTTGTTGAATTGATAAAACAGAGGGTTTATACTGAGTTACAAATGGAACAGCCCACTTTTTACAGTGCGCTACCAAACAAAACGCGAGGAAACAAAAGGGGGTAACGAAAAGCGGTTAACTAAATGAAGTGTTTTGTTTCTTTCGTTTGTTACCTTGCTGCTTTACCAGCGCACGCCGCGAAGCCATACCCGTACGCATCTGGGAAACTACGTGTTCAACTCGCGCATGTGCAAAAGCGGTGTTCAATTGCCATTTTAGGAAAGGGGTTCGAGTGTCGTGGATCGGAAAGTGCGATGTGCCGTTTTGGGGTTGGGGAGATTGGGCAAAATTCATGCCGAAAATATTGCAGGGAAGATAAAAGGAGCGCAGCTCGTAGCTGTCTCCGATGTGATGCCGGGCGTAGCGGAAACATTCGCCCGGGAGCATGAGGTGAAATACTGGTCCACAGAGCCGGATGCGATCATAGCGCGCGATGACATTGACGCCATCATCGTTGTGACGCCAACCAGCACGCATGCCGAGCTGGCTCGGAAGGTGGCCCGGTCGGGAAAAGCGCTGTTTTTGGAAAAGCCGATTTCGACAGACATTCAGGTCGCGAGAAGAACGGCGAGCGTGATTGAGGAAGCAGGGATTACGTGCCAGCTTGGGTTTATGCGGCGGTTTGATCCGGCTTACGCGCATGCCAGAGACAGAATTGCGGCAGGAGATATCGGGACGCCGCTCTATTTCAAAGGCGTTACGCGGGACCCATTTGTCGCGCATGAAGAGTACGTGGCGACATGCGGCGGCATTTTTACCGATTTGAACATCCACGACTTTGATATCGCCCGCTTTTTGATGGGCCAGGAGATCGTGGAAGTGAATGCGATGGGATCGGTCCTGGCTTCGCCGATCGTGGCCAAGTATGACGATGTGGACCAGGCGTTAACGTATTTGCGGTTTGCCGATGGGGCCGCAGGCGATGTGGAAGGGT
Proteins encoded:
- the iolG gene encoding inositol 2-dehydrogenase; amino-acid sequence: MDRKVRCAVLGLGRLGKIHAENIAGKIKGAQLVAVSDVMPGVAETFAREHEVKYWSTEPDAIIARDDIDAIIVVTPTSTHAELARKVARSGKALFLEKPISTDIQVARRTASVIEEAGITCQLGFMRRFDPAYAHARDRIAAGDIGTPLYFKGVTRDPFVAHEEYVATCGGIFTDLNIHDFDIARFLMGQEIVEVNAMGSVLASPIVAKYDDVDQALTYLRFADGAAGDVEGYRNAKYGYDIRAEVIGTEGTLVIAGLRNHNVTLLGPNQGSFDIIPFFMERFETAYLRELEHFIECLHRDAKPAVGIKDGLIAQEIAHAAKTSCQTEQKVRVNVHGLRNEHFSS
- a CDS encoding LacI family DNA-binding transcriptional regulator; the encoded protein is MKPTIYDVAKEAGVSTATVSKVINNTGKIGDKTKEKVLRVMEQLNYQPKTVASAPRGKLSHSIGLLIPDLANPFFAEFARSIEDCGRELGYSILICSTDFQKANELKHSAFLIDKKVDGIIIISGSQDESFIKELLDKQIPTVIVNKELTTPLPIDSVSVDDFIGGYEATKHLLELGHRRIGTIQLGELLLGKERLRGYKHALEEFEVKYEKTLTFFSSPNATIEESKQISLEILSAPQRPTAIFAGNDILALGVIHAAMELGLSIPDDLSVIGFDNTVLSAMSNPPLTTMAQSIQDMGRLSINLLLEEIKGMQRNKQKIQLRPELVVRRSTRELVR
- a CDS encoding cupin domain-containing protein; its protein translation is MLIVNANAIQPEDRPGVTLKTLFTENQVENGKATFGVVVVPPGARIPLSGLGSHEQDEYSIVVKGTILAGTKEREYRMSANDASLIPAGEAHWAYNDGSEECEIVWVLVKR